The following proteins are co-located in the Mus pahari chromosome 14, PAHARI_EIJ_v1.1, whole genome shotgun sequence genome:
- the Krt19 gene encoding keratin, type I cytoskeletal 19: MTSYSYRQSSAMSSFGGTGGGSVRIGSGGAFRAPSIHGGSGGRGVSVSSIRLVSSSSGSYGGIRGGSFSGTLAVSDGLLSGNEKITMQNLNDRLATYLDKVRALEQANGELEVKIRDWHQKQGPGPSRDYNHYFKTIEELRDKILGATIDNSKIVLQIDNARLAADDFRTKFETEHTLCLSVEADINGLRRVLDELTLARADLEMQIESLKEELAYLKKNHEEEITALRRQVGGQVSVEVDSTPGVDLAKILSEMRSQYEIMAEKNRKDAEATYLALIEELNTQVTISTEQIQISKSEITELRRTLQTHEIDLQSLLSTKAALEGTLEETKARYGLVLSQIQSVISSLEAQLSDVRAETERQNQEYKQLMDIKSRLEQEIATYRSLLEGQEAHYNNLPTPKAI, translated from the exons ATGACTTCCTATAGCTATCGCCAGTCCTCAGCTATGTCTTCCTTTGGGGGTACAGGCGGGGGTTCGGTACGCATTGGGTCAGGGGGTGCTTTCCGCGCACCCAGCATCCACGGGGGCTCAGGCGGCCGCGGCGTGTCCGTGTCCTCCATCCGCTTAGTGTCCTCGTCCTCCGGGAGCTATGGCGGAATCCGCGGTGGAAGTTTTAGTGGGACCCTTGCTGTGTCCGATGGTCTGCTGTCTGGCAATGAGAAGATCACCATGCAGAACCTCAACGATCGTCTCGCTACCTACTTGGACAAGGTGCGCGCCCTAGAGCAGGCCAATGGCGAGCTGGAGGTGAAGATCCGTGACTGGCACCAGAAGCAGGGACCCGGACCCTCCCGAGATTACAACCACTACTTTAAGACCATTGAGGAATTGCGCGACAAG ATCCTTGGCGCCACCATTGACAACTCCAAGATTGTCCTACAGATTGACAATGCCCGCCTGGCTGCAGATGACTTCCGAACCAA GTTTGAGACGGAGCACACCTTGTGTCTGAGCGTGGAGGCCGACATCAACGGCCTGCGCCGGGTGCTGGATGAGCTGACCCTGGCTAGAGCTGACCTGGAGATGCAGATCGAGAGCCTGAAGGAGGAGCTGGCCTACCTGAAGAAGAACCATGAGGAG GAAATTACTGCCCTGAGGAGACAAGTGGGTGGCCAGGTCAGTGTGGAGGTGGATTCCACTCCCGGCGTCGACCTAGCCAAGATCCTGAGTGAGATGAGAAGTCAGTATGAGATCATGGCCGAGAAGAACCGGAAGGATGCTGAAGCCACCTACTTGGCTCTG ATTGAGGAGCTGAACACTCAGGTCACTATCAGCACTGAGCAGATCCAGATAAGCAAGTCCGAAATCACGGAACTTCGGCGGACCCTCCAGACCCATGAGATTGACCTGCAGTCCCTGCTCAGCACG aaAGCTGCCCTGGAAGGCACACTGGAAGAGACGAAGGCCCGTTATGGACTCGTGCTGTCACAGATCCAGAGCGTGATCAGCAGTTTGGAAGCCCAGCTGAGCGATGTGCGTGCCGAAACAGAACGCCAGAACCAGGAGTATAAGCAGCTCATGGACATCAAGTCGAGGCTGGAGCAGGAGATCGCCACCTACCGCAGCCTGCTGGAGGGCCAGGAAGCCCACTACAATAATCTGCCCACCCCTAAGGCCATCTGA
- the Krt15 gene encoding keratin, type I cytoskeletal 15 encodes MATTFLQTSSTFGGSSTRGGSLRAGGGFGGGSLYGGGGSRSISASSARFVSSGAGGGFGGGMSCGFGGGFGGGFGGGFGGGFGDFGGGDGGLLSGNEKVTMQNLNDRLASYLDKVRALEQANTELEVKIRDWYQKQSPASPDRDYSHYFKTMEEIRDKILAATIDNSRVVLEIDNARLAADDFRLKFENEMTLRQGVEADINGLRRVLDELTLARTDLEMQIEQLNEELAYLKKNHEEEMKEFSSQLAGQVNVEMDAAPGVDLTRMLAEMREQYEAIAEKNRRDVEAWFFSKTEELNKEVASNTEMIQTSKTEITDLRRTLQGLEIELQSQLSMKAGLENSLAEVECRYATQLQQIQGVITGLETQLSELRCEMESQNQEYNMLLDIKTRLEQEIATYRNLLEGQDAKMAGIGVREASLGGSSGGVGGSSSSSSNFHISVEESVDGKVVSSRKREI; translated from the exons ATGGCCACCACATTCTTGCAAACGTCTTCCACTTTTGGAGGCAGCTCTACCCGAGGGGGTTCTCTCCGTGCTGGGGGAGGCTTTGGTGGAGGGAGTCTCTATGGGGGAGGCGGAAGCCGAAGTATCTCTGCTTCTTCTGCTAGGTTTGTCTCCTCGGGCGCAGGAGGGGGTTTTGGGGGTGGCATGAGTTGTGGctttggtggtggttttggtggAGGCTTTGGTGGGGGTTTTGGCGGTGGCTTTGGTGACTTTGGTGGCGGCGATGGAGGTCTCCTCTCTGGCAATGAGAAGGTGACCATGCAGAACCTCAACGACCGGCTGGCCTCCTACCTGGACAAGGTGCGTGCCCTGGAGCAGGCCAACACTGAGCTGGAGGTGAAGATCCGAGATTGGTACCAGAAGCAGAGCCCAGCCAGTCCAGATCGGGACTACAGCCATTACTTTAAGACCATGGAAGAGATCCGGGACAAA ATTCTGGCTGCCACCATCGACAACTCGCGTGTTGTCCTGGAGATTGACAATGCCAGGCTGGCAGCAGACGACTTCAGGCTCAA gTTTGAGAATGAGATGACCCTGCGTCAGGGCGTGGAGGCCGACATCAATGGGCTGCGCAGGGTGCTGGATGAGCTGACCCTGGCCAGGACTGACCTGGAGATGCAGATTGAGCAGCTGAATGAGGAGCTGGCTTATCTGAAGAAGAACCATGAGGAG GAGATGAAAGAATTCAGCAGTCAGCTGGCTGGCCAGGTCAATGTGGAAATGGATGCAGCACCTGGGGTGGACCTGACCCGCATGCTGGCAGAGATGAGGGAGCAGTATGAGGCCATTGCAGAGAAGAACCGTCGGGATGTAGAGGCCTGGTTCTTCAGTAAG ACTGAAGAGCTGAACAAGGAGGTGGCATCTAACACAGAAATGATCCAGACCAGCAAGACGGAGATCACAGACCTGAGACGGACCCTGCAGGGGCTAGAGATTGAGCTGCAGTCTCAGCTCAGCATG AAAGCCGGACTGGAAAACTCTCTGGCAGAGGTGGAGTGCCGCTATGCCACACAACTGCAGCAGATCCAGGGGGTCATTACCGGCCTGGAGACCCAGCTGAGCGAGCTCCGCtgtgagatggagtctcagaACCAGGAGTACAACATGCTGCTGGACATCAAGACTCGGCTGGAGCAGGAGATCGCCACTTACCGGAACCTGCTCGAGGGCCAGGATGCTAA GATGGCTGGTATTGGTGTCAGGGAAG CATCCCTGGGAGGAAGCAGCGGTGGCGTCGgtggcagcagtagcagcagcagcaatttcCATATCAGTGTGGAGGAATCAGTCGATGGAAAAGTGGTTTCTTCCCGTAAGAGAGAAATCTAA